From the bacterium genome, the window AACGGGCTCCGATTGCGTCGGAGTTCCCGTGCAGCTCACGCCCGGATTGGACCCGCAGTCCAAGGTAAAACTCGCCGGTGTGCAGGCGCTGTCGTCCGGGATGCTGGTGGGGCGGCAGACGCCCCCCGAGCACTTGCCCTCGACCCGGTGGCCCTGGCACGTCTCGGGATCGTCGCAGACGGCGGGCGACGCGAGGGAGGCCGGGCAGTCCGCATCCGTCGCGCATTCGTCTCCCGAGGAACCCCCGGTCGTTCCGCCCGTGGTTCCGCCGGTCGTCGTGCCGCCGGTGGTGGCTCCGCCGGTTCCCGCGGGTTCCTCGTTCTCGCAGAAGGAGTTGCAACCGTCGCCGTCGACGGTGTTGCCGTCGTCGCAGGCTTCGCCTTCGTCAAGAATGCCGTTGCCGCAGTTCTCATTGCCGCAGCCGGAAGGGCCGGAGGCGTAGAGGAACAGCAAGGACAAAAAAATGACGGCCATCGGGCCGATCCATCGGGTTTGTTTCTTCATGCGCATCTCCTTGTGAAGCGAGTAAAACTACGCGAAGTTGTCTTTGGGGTCAAGCAAACAAGCCGCGTGCCTGACTAGGACTCCGAGCCGACGTTGAGCTTCTTGAGGATGACCTCCATGAGGCACCACTTCGTCAGCGCCGACTGAAAGAGGTTCGCGCCGACGAAGGCGGGGATCAGGAGAAAGCCGCGGTGAACCCAATAGCCCAGCGCGAGCCCCGTCAGGACCAGAGTCCCGGCGAAGAGACGGATGATGTGTTCACGTTTCATAAGAGCTCCTTTGCTCGCCTGCGGCCGGCGACGGCGTAATAGAGAAAAGGCACGGCGAAACGCGACAGAAGCGTCGCCGCGACCTCTCCCATCATAAGGCTAATCGCCAAACCTTGAAAGATCGGATCGAAGAGGATGACGAAGCTCCCCGCCACGACCGCCGCGGCGGTCAGGAGCATCGGGCGGAAACGAACCGCGCCCGCGTCGATCACGGCCTCACGGAGCGGCATCCCTTCGCGCAGCCGGAGCTCGATGAAGTCGACCAGGATGATCGAGTTGCGCACGATGATCCCGGCCCCGGCGATGAAACCGATCATCGAGGTGGCGGTGAAGAAGGCCCCGAACATCCAGTGGCCCGGGATGATGCCGATGAGGCTTAAGGGGATCGGCATCATGATGACGATTGGGACGATGTAGGAACGGAACCACCCGACGACCAGGAGGAAGATCAGGGCCATGACGACGGCGAACGCGGCGCCGAGGTCGCGGAAGACCTCGTAGGAGATCTGCCACTCGCCGTTCCATTTGATTCCGTAATGGTCGGTGATTTCAGGGGCCTCGATCGAACGCCGGTCGATAGGTTTTCCATCCGGCGCCTGTAAGCCATCGATCCTCGGGTTCATCGCCTGCAGGGCGTAGATCGGGCTCTCCTCGCGGCCGGCGACGTCGCCGATGACGTAGACGACGCGCTTCAAGTTCTTGTGATCGATCGCCAGGTCCTCGGCGGCCGGAACCGTCCGGACCAGATCGCTGAGGAGAACGAACGAGCCGTCCAAGGCGGGGATGGACAGGTTCAAGGCGGACTCCAGGGAGGCGCGGTCCTCTTCAGGGAGACGGATGACGATCGGGACCGGTTCGCGGACCGTCGTTCCGTTCTCCGGGAGATGGACGAGACCCGCGCGGGCTCCCGCGAAGGCCGCGCTCAGCGCCTCAAAAATCCGGTCGACGGGCACGCGCCGGAGCGACGCCGCCCGGCGGTCCACTTCCAGAAGGTCCTTGGGTTGGGGGTTGTCCACCATCCAATCCACGTCGACGACACCGGGCGTCGATTGAAAGATCTTTTTCACTTCCCCGGCCAGTTTCAATTGCCCCTCAAAATCCGGCCCGTAGACCTCCGCCACGAGGGTTGCGAGGACCGGCGGGCCAGGCGGGATCTCGACGACCTTGACCCGCGCCCCGTGGCGTTTGCCGATCTCCTCAAGGGAGGCGCGCACGTCGCGGGCGATTTCGTGGCTCTGGCGCTTTCGTTCGCCGCGGGCCTTGAGATTAACCTGGATGTCGCCCTGATTCGGGGCCTTGCGGAGGAAGTAATGGCGCACGAGGCCGTTGAAGTTCACGGGGGCGCTTGTCCCCGCGTAGATCTGATAATTCTCCACTTCGGGAACGGTCTTGAGGGTGTCGCCCATCTCGCTGGCCGTGGCGATCGTCGCCTCCAGCGGGCGTCCCGCGTCGAGATCGATCATCACCTGGAATTCGCTCTTGTTGTCGAAGGGGAGCATCTTCACGCGGACGACCTTGAAGCCCACCAGCAGGACAACGATAGTCAAGCAGGCGGCGATGAGCGCGCCAAAACCCGTCCTCCATCGCCAACGATCGATCAGACCGCCCATGACGGCATAGTAGGTCCGGTCCAGAAAAGAGCGGCGCGCGGGCGTCGCCTCCTCGCCCTCTTTCTTCCGATTCTTCTCGAAGGGCCTCCGCTGGGCCTTGAGAGCCGCCCACGGCGAGATTGTGAAGGCGATGGCGAGCGAGAAGAGCATCGCGAGCGAGGCGCCCACGGGGATCGGCCGCATGTAAGGCCCCATGAGACCGCGGACGAAGGCCATGGGCAGGATGGCGGCGATGACCGTGAACGTGGCGAGGATCGTGGGATTGCCCACTTCGTCGACCGCCTCGATGATGATCCGCGTCAGCCCCTTTTCGCGCCTCTCCGGATCGTGGAGGTGGCGGTGGATGTTCTCGATGACGACGATGGCGTCGTCGACCAGGATGCCGATGGAAAAGATAAGGGCGAAGAGGGTGACTCGGTTGAGCGAGTACCCGAAGAGGTAATAGATGAGGAGGGTCAGCGAGAGCGTCACCGGCACGGCGACGCCCACGACGAGCGAGAATCGGAGGCCCAAGGCCAACGCGATGAGGGTCACGACGGAGAGCGAGGCGAGGAGGAGATGC encodes:
- a CDS encoding DUF2892 domain-containing protein, producing MKREHIIRLFAGTLVLTGLALGYWVHRGFLLIPAFVGANLFQSALTKWCLMEVILKKLNVGSES
- a CDS encoding efflux RND transporter permease subunit, producing MGRAVRLGPSGRLAAFFAESKLTLLVVLASLLLGFLAVALTPREEEPQIVVPMVDVIIPFPGAAPREVEERVTTPVEKILWGIPDVEYLYSRSLAGRALVTIRFKVGTPLEPAVVRVHHKLREHFPEKPEGIGFPLVRSYTIDDVPFLALTFHGGGKDGYGLRMIAQEFARDLAEVPDVARIETLGGEPREVRIEPDPEKIAATGVSLLEFFEPLVSGNVEGRAGVTHGTDPETIVQVQGFFRSAEEVGDVVVGLKAGRAVRVRDVARVIDGPSERVDAVLFAAKETAPEPAVTLSFTKRPGTNATALAERVLKKTENLQPALLPPGVSFDVTRNYGETAREKSNELIRHLLLASLSVVTLIALALGLRFSLVVGVAVPVTLSLTLLIYYLFGYSLNRVTLFALIFSIGILVDDAIVVIENIHRHLHDPERREKGLTRIIIEAVDEVGNPTILATFTVIAAILPMAFVRGLMGPYMRPIPVGASLAMLFSLAIAFTISPWAALKAQRRPFEKNRKKEGEEATPARRSFLDRTYYAVMGGLIDRWRWRTGFGALIAACLTIVVLLVGFKVVRVKMLPFDNKSEFQVMIDLDAGRPLEATIATASEMGDTLKTVPEVENYQIYAGTSAPVNFNGLVRHYFLRKAPNQGDIQVNLKARGERKRQSHEIARDVRASLEEIGKRHGARVKVVEIPPGPPVLATLVAEVYGPDFEGQLKLAGEVKKIFQSTPGVVDVDWMVDNPQPKDLLEVDRRAASLRRVPVDRIFEALSAAFAGARAGLVHLPENGTTVREPVPIVIRLPEEDRASLESALNLSIPALDGSFVLLSDLVRTVPAAEDLAIDHKNLKRVVYVIGDVAGREESPIYALQAMNPRIDGLQAPDGKPIDRRSIEAPEITDHYGIKWNGEWQISYEVFRDLGAAFAVVMALIFLLVVGWFRSYIVPIVIMMPIPLSLIGIIPGHWMFGAFFTATSMIGFIAGAGIIVRNSIILVDFIELRLREGMPLREAVIDAGAVRFRPMLLTAAAVVAGSFVILFDPIFQGLAISLMMGEVAATLLSRFAVPFLYYAVAGRRRAKELL